A genomic window from Chlorobium phaeobacteroides DSM 266 includes:
- a CDS encoding sodium:solute symporter has protein sequence MQALDIAIIVFFLAGSILLGLWQGKSNKNTGDYFLGGHKFPWIVAMLSIVATETSVLTFVSVPGLAYRGDWTFLQLPLGYILGRILVSILLLPVYFKNGVTSIYEVIGSRFGTGMQKLASIVFLVTRILGDGVRFLATGVVVQVVTGWSLPVSVMIIGVVTLVYTITGGLKTVVWLDSIQFGLYLLGGIITIAFILLHLESSPQETFAALADAGKLAVLNTGGNILFNPMTFGSAFTGGIFLSLASHGIDYMMVQRVLGCRDLGSARKALIGSGFFVFFQFMIFLLAGSLMYLFMQGSVTEKDREFASFIVNYLPSGLKGLLLAGILSAAMSTIASSINSLAASTVTDLLGGRVSLNFSKLISAGWAVVLIGIALIFDESDKAIIMVGLEIASFTYGGLLGLFLLSKTTQKYHPASLAIGLLASMGIVFVLKLYGIAWTWYILVSVSVNIMITILVNTMLRSIMSKGEQS, from the coding sequence ATGCAGGCACTTGACATTGCTATCATCGTATTCTTTCTTGCAGGAAGCATCCTGCTCGGTCTATGGCAGGGCAAAAGCAACAAAAACACAGGAGATTACTTCCTCGGAGGCCACAAGTTTCCATGGATCGTAGCGATGCTCTCTATCGTCGCGACAGAAACATCGGTACTGACCTTCGTCAGCGTTCCGGGGCTTGCCTACCGTGGGGACTGGACATTCCTGCAGCTTCCGCTAGGCTACATTCTGGGAAGAATACTTGTCAGTATCCTTCTACTGCCGGTTTATTTCAAAAACGGCGTAACTTCAATCTATGAAGTGATCGGCTCACGATTTGGCACCGGCATGCAGAAACTTGCGTCGATCGTATTTCTGGTCACCAGAATTCTTGGCGATGGAGTGCGCTTCCTCGCAACGGGAGTAGTCGTTCAGGTCGTAACCGGTTGGTCTCTCCCTGTCTCGGTCATGATAATAGGTGTCGTCACACTGGTCTATACCATAACCGGAGGGCTGAAAACAGTCGTATGGCTCGACAGTATCCAGTTCGGTCTTTATCTCCTCGGTGGAATTATCACTATTGCCTTTATCCTGCTGCATCTGGAAAGCAGCCCACAGGAAACGTTCGCAGCGCTTGCCGACGCAGGAAAACTTGCAGTGCTGAACACCGGAGGAAACATTCTCTTTAATCCCATGACCTTTGGCAGCGCCTTTACCGGCGGAATATTCCTTTCGCTTGCATCTCACGGCATCGATTACATGATGGTTCAGCGCGTTCTTGGCTGCAGAGATCTCGGGTCAGCGCGCAAAGCCCTTATCGGGAGCGGATTTTTCGTTTTTTTTCAGTTCATGATCTTTCTGCTCGCCGGTTCGCTCATGTACCTATTCATGCAGGGCTCGGTAACGGAAAAAGACCGTGAGTTCGCATCGTTCATCGTCAACTACCTCCCTTCGGGATTGAAGGGGTTACTGCTTGCCGGAATTCTCTCCGCCGCCATGTCAACCATAGCATCGTCGATCAATTCTCTTGCTGCGTCCACCGTTACCGATCTGCTCGGAGGACGGGTATCGCTCAATTTCTCGAAACTCATCAGCGCTGGATGGGCAGTGGTACTCATTGGCATCGCGCTTATTTTCGATGAAAGCGACAAAGCAATCATCATGGTTGGCCTTGAAATAGCATCATTCACCTATGGCGGACTGCTTGGGCTCTTCCTGCTGTCAAAAACAACACAAAAATATCATCCCGCAAGCCTTGCCATAGGCCTGCTTGCGAGCATGGGGATTGTATTCGTGCTCAAGCTCTATGGCATTGCCTGGACATGGTATATTCTCGTTTCCGTTTCTGTAAATATCATGATAACTATCCTGGTCAACACTATGCTCAGGAGTATAATGTCGAAAGGTGAACAATCGTAA
- a CDS encoding bacteriochlorophyll c-binding family protein, which translates to MSKISGAFTQWAEAYGRFVEIFTDGHWWVTGDCMENVGKTTKRLLRNAYPYIYGGGSSVDIKGSSPDKGGYATPTKEIKRRFE; encoded by the coding sequence ATGAGTAAGATATCAGGCGCTTTTACACAATGGGCTGAAGCCTATGGACGCTTTGTTGAAATATTTACTGACGGACACTGGTGGGTAACCGGTGATTGTATGGAAAATGTGGGTAAAACAACAAAACGCCTCCTGCGGAATGCATATCCATATATTTATGGCGGGGGATCTTCTGTTGATATCAAGGGATCATCTCCAGATAAGGGAGGTTATGCAACACCGACAAAAGAAATCAAAAGACGATTCGAGTGA
- a CDS encoding SDR family oxidoreductase, with translation MNNTCDYRGTVLVAGSTGKTGLWVVKRLQHYGIPVRVLVRSARKAAVFGNTVEVAVGLVQNSADLTEAVKGCDAVISALGSSQFFGEASPAEVDRNGAIRLADEASRMGVRHFAMVSSIAVTRWYHPLNLFAGVLSMKYAAEEHVRSLFSRENRSYTIVRPGGLKDGDPLQFRLHVDQGDRIWNGWINRSDVAELLVESLWLESAKNKTFEVINEAEEVQESLEQYYGKLSN, from the coding sequence ATGAATAATACTTGCGACTATAGAGGAACCGTACTGGTAGCAGGATCGACCGGCAAAACAGGACTCTGGGTAGTCAAGCGTCTTCAGCACTATGGAATCCCGGTACGGGTACTTGTCCGATCCGCCCGGAAGGCTGCGGTATTTGGCAACACCGTTGAAGTGGCTGTAGGTCTTGTGCAAAATTCTGCCGATCTGACCGAAGCGGTAAAAGGCTGTGATGCTGTTATTTCTGCGCTTGGCTCAAGCCAGTTTTTCGGTGAAGCTTCCCCTGCCGAGGTCGATCGCAACGGAGCTATACGGCTTGCCGACGAAGCATCTAGGATGGGAGTAAGGCATTTTGCGATGGTCAGTTCCATTGCAGTAACCAGATGGTACCATCCGCTGAATCTCTTTGCTGGAGTGCTCTCCATGAAGTATGCTGCCGAAGAGCATGTCAGATCGTTGTTTTCCCGTGAGAACCGGAGTTACACGATTGTACGACCGGGAGGGTTGAAGGATGGAGACCCGCTGCAATTCAGGCTTCACGTTGACCAAGGCGACAGGATATGGAACGGATGGATAAATCGTTCAGATGTTGCGGAACTGCTTGTTGAGTCCTTATGGCTCGAGAGTGCAAAAAATAAAACGTTTGAAGTTATAAATGAGGCAGAAGAGGTGCAGGAGTCTTTGGAGCAATATTACGGCAAGCTGTCCAATTGA
- a CDS encoding pentapeptide repeat-containing protein translates to MKQIWHLAGIVLLTVSGFLPVSSAIGFDPDAVKLLVKSPKEWNAFRQQHSMQPVDLDKAKLEDADLEGANLSNSSLVRAELSGANLNNADLRGSNLQQAFIKKADLKGADLREAYLVKVNLKEAFMEKSMLQKANLQSANLRWTRFHRADLAGSNLQDAVLFETSFVDADLRGANLKGALYVGNANFSGAKISSNTITPSGEKATASWAAIRDAEYIKEADAAMPVYASLPVMVFASPSAGLKSASASSGQAVMGSKQQQALMVDDVETWNTMRAANPELKIELKEEKLENARLKGVNLQKASMPGADFEDANLDEAMMEGADLSKADFQKADMKKVKLQGANLSGANLDRSFMEGADLRNANLSGANLFGAMLKDANLSGANLSGASLFETDLEGANLSGANLKGANLVEPNLKNAIISPDTILPSGKNATQSWAVIKGATFVKP, encoded by the coding sequence ATGAAACAGATTTGGCACCTTGCAGGTATCGTTCTTTTAACCGTTTCGGGTTTTCTTCCAGTTTCATCAGCCATCGGGTTTGATCCTGATGCCGTTAAGCTGCTGGTGAAAAGTCCGAAAGAGTGGAACGCCTTTCGCCAGCAGCATTCCATGCAGCCTGTTGATCTTGACAAGGCAAAACTTGAAGATGCCGATCTTGAGGGGGCGAACCTCAGCAACAGTTCGCTTGTCAGAGCCGAGTTGAGCGGGGCTAATCTGAACAATGCCGATTTACGAGGATCAAACCTTCAGCAGGCGTTTATTAAAAAAGCGGATCTTAAAGGGGCCGACTTGCGTGAGGCTTACCTTGTCAAGGTGAATCTTAAAGAAGCATTCATGGAGAAGTCCATGCTTCAAAAAGCGAATCTTCAAAGCGCTAATCTCAGATGGACAAGATTTCACAGGGCAGATCTTGCAGGATCGAACCTTCAGGATGCCGTTCTGTTTGAAACCAGCTTTGTTGATGCTGATCTTCGGGGCGCCAATCTCAAGGGTGCGCTCTATGTTGGAAATGCCAATTTCAGCGGAGCAAAAATATCCAGTAACACCATTACGCCTTCTGGTGAAAAAGCAACAGCGTCTTGGGCTGCGATACGCGATGCTGAATATATCAAAGAAGCGGATGCGGCAATGCCGGTTTATGCTTCCCTTCCGGTTATGGTATTTGCATCCCCATCGGCAGGCCTGAAGTCCGCATCCGCTTCCTCCGGTCAGGCAGTGATGGGCAGCAAACAGCAGCAAGCGCTGATGGTTGATGATGTCGAAACCTGGAATACCATGCGTGCCGCCAATCCTGAGCTGAAAATAGAGTTGAAAGAGGAAAAACTTGAAAATGCAAGGCTGAAGGGAGTGAATTTGCAGAAAGCTTCGATGCCTGGTGCCGATTTCGAGGATGCAAATCTTGACGAGGCCATGATGGAGGGGGCCGATCTGAGTAAAGCCGATTTCCAGAAAGCGGATATGAAAAAAGTTAAACTTCAGGGGGCAAATCTTTCCGGAGCGAATCTTGACCGTTCATTCATGGAAGGGGCAGATCTGCGCAATGCCAATCTCAGCGGAGCGAACCTGTTCGGAGCTATGCTTAAGGATGCCAATCTCAGCGGCGCTAATCTCAGCGGAGCATCCCTGTTTGAGACAGATCTTGAGGGAGCAAATCTTTCCGGAGCGAATCTTAAGGGAGCAAATCTCGTGGAGCCTAACCTGAAAAATGCGATCATCTCACCGGACACCATTCTTCCATCCGGCAAGAATGCGACGCAGAGTTGGGCGGTTATAAAGGGAGCGACATTTGTTAAGCCTTAG
- a CDS encoding TRC40/GET3/ArsA family transport-energizing ATPase: protein MRLILMTGKGGVGKTSMAAATGLRCAELGYKTLVLSTDPAHSLADSFDMALGHNPNRVSNNLWGAELDVLKELEQNWGTVKRYITGVLQARGLEGIQAEELAILPGMDEIFGLVRVFRHHKEGDYDVLIIDSAPTGTALRLLSIPEVAGWYMRRLYKPFEKVALYLRPLVEPIFRPLAGFSLPDKEMMDVPYEFYEQIDALGKILTDHAVTSVRLVTNPEKMVIKESLRAHAYLGLYNIAVDLVIANRIIPPEVTDPYFTFWKENQTLYRQEIQDNFAPLPVKEVPLYSREICGMQTLEKLKEMLYGNEDPAQVYYKEQTFQIKQTTQGFTLELYIPGIPKDQIQLGKNGDELHVRIGNHRRNMVLPQALASLKTTGAEMDGDHLIIHFVEP from the coding sequence ATGCGACTAATTCTTATGACCGGAAAAGGTGGTGTTGGAAAAACATCCATGGCTGCAGCTACCGGACTTCGGTGTGCCGAACTTGGCTATAAAACTCTCGTTCTCAGTACTGATCCTGCACATTCGCTGGCCGACAGTTTTGATATGGCGCTCGGTCACAACCCCAACAGAGTCTCGAATAATCTTTGGGGCGCAGAGCTCGATGTTCTCAAGGAACTCGAACAGAACTGGGGCACCGTGAAACGATATATAACCGGAGTTCTTCAGGCAAGGGGTCTTGAAGGTATTCAGGCAGAAGAACTTGCCATCCTTCCGGGAATGGATGAAATTTTCGGACTGGTGAGAGTATTCCGCCACCACAAGGAGGGCGACTACGATGTGCTTATCATCGACTCAGCTCCTACCGGAACAGCATTGCGACTTTTAAGCATTCCTGAGGTAGCCGGCTGGTATATGAGAAGACTTTACAAACCTTTTGAAAAAGTCGCGCTCTATCTCAGACCTCTTGTCGAACCGATCTTCAGACCTCTTGCCGGCTTTTCCTTACCAGACAAAGAGATGATGGATGTGCCATACGAATTTTATGAACAAATCGACGCTCTCGGCAAAATCCTTACCGACCACGCCGTCACATCCGTCAGACTTGTCACCAACCCAGAAAAGATGGTTATCAAGGAGTCCCTTCGCGCTCACGCCTATCTTGGTCTTTATAACATCGCTGTTGATCTGGTCATTGCCAATCGGATCATACCGCCAGAGGTCACCGATCCCTATTTCACATTCTGGAAAGAGAATCAAACGCTCTATCGACAAGAAATCCAGGATAACTTCGCGCCCCTTCCCGTCAAGGAAGTCCCACTCTATTCTCGTGAGATATGCGGCATGCAGACCCTCGAAAAACTCAAGGAGATGCTTTACGGTAACGAAGACCCTGCACAAGTCTATTATAAAGAGCAAACATTTCAGATAAAACAGACAACCCAAGGATTTACTCTGGAGCTCTATATCCCCGGAATTCCAAAGGATCAGATTCAGTTGGGAAAAAATGGTGACGAACTGCACGTCCGCATAGGTAATCACCGCCGCAATATGGTGCTTCCTCAGGCACTCGCCTCACTGAAAACTACCGGAGCGGAAATGGATGGAGATCACCTCATCATCCATTTTGTTGAACCATAA
- a CDS encoding tetratricopeptide repeat protein: MHSIHRTFITATVFILVFTLSARGESPEDFIELGIVKGRSGDTSGALDDFNRALILDPKNSGAYYNRGLVNGQLGNFSAAIADYTSAIKLNPHFPGTYNNRGFAHAATGNYRAAIIDISKAIALDPLIPELYNNRGTVKMSLKDYIGAIEDFTKAARLNPKLAGPFNNRGLAKSLAGNIMGAIEDFTLALVRDQTYDAAWYNRGNARLSSGDFNGAIEDYKKALVLQPDLIEAYNNRAFAKASLGDYRGAVDDMNILIEKGTENAMTYYNRGLAKKMLGDLNGAIADFLKASNLGDTLSVSALREMVK, encoded by the coding sequence ATGCATAGTATTCATCGCACATTCATAACCGCAACAGTATTCATACTGGTTTTTACGCTTTCTGCACGTGGAGAATCACCTGAAGATTTCATAGAACTCGGGATCGTCAAGGGCCGTTCGGGAGATACCTCCGGTGCTCTTGACGATTTCAACAGGGCGCTTATCCTGGATCCAAAAAACTCGGGAGCATACTACAACAGAGGGTTGGTAAATGGCCAGCTTGGCAATTTCAGTGCTGCCATTGCTGATTATACCAGCGCTATCAAACTCAACCCTCATTTCCCGGGCACATATAATAACAGAGGCTTTGCTCATGCAGCAACGGGCAATTACAGGGCCGCAATTATTGATATATCCAAAGCCATTGCACTTGATCCGTTAATCCCGGAGCTTTACAATAACCGGGGGACGGTGAAAATGTCGTTGAAAGACTACATCGGAGCCATTGAAGATTTCACAAAAGCTGCCAGACTTAATCCGAAACTTGCCGGCCCCTTTAACAACAGGGGTCTTGCAAAAAGCCTTGCCGGAAATATTATGGGCGCTATTGAGGATTTCACGCTTGCGCTCGTCCGGGATCAGACCTATGACGCGGCATGGTACAACCGGGGTAATGCCCGTCTCTCTTCAGGAGATTTCAATGGCGCGATCGAGGATTACAAAAAAGCCCTTGTCCTTCAACCGGATCTTATTGAAGCATACAATAACAGAGCCTTTGCGAAAGCCTCACTTGGCGATTATCGAGGTGCTGTTGACGATATGAACATATTGATAGAAAAAGGAACGGAAAATGCCATGACTTATTATAATCGGGGATTGGCAAAAAAAATGCTGGGTGATCTGAACGGAGCTATTGCTGATTTTCTAAAGGCATCAAACCTTGGCGATACGCTTTCTGTTTCAGCGCTGCGCGAGATGGTCAAATAA
- a CDS encoding septal ring lytic transglycosylase RlpA family protein has protein sequence MRDEKRNFTIPFYALLIGAWYTALQITFPAFSSAQPPEFSIQSITNQPSASSSGMLSDQPKSRTFLRVAEGKASYYSNQFHGRRTANGETFDMNELTAAHPSLPFGTWVRVINLRNGKDVVVRINDRGPFVRGRIIDLSAGAAKRIGLFKSGTANVRIEPVKHSPEDPMAG, from the coding sequence ATGAGAGATGAAAAACGAAATTTCACCATCCCATTTTATGCCCTTTTGATAGGGGCCTGGTACACCGCACTCCAGATTACTTTTCCGGCTTTCAGTAGCGCACAACCACCGGAATTCTCCATTCAATCCATAACTAATCAACCATCAGCAAGTTCTTCCGGCATGTTGTCGGATCAACCGAAATCCAGGACTTTCCTGCGTGTTGCCGAAGGCAAGGCATCATATTATTCGAATCAGTTTCACGGGCGAAGGACTGCCAATGGCGAAACCTTTGATATGAATGAACTGACGGCTGCTCATCCTTCGCTGCCTTTTGGTACCTGGGTCAGGGTTATCAATCTCAGAAACGGTAAAGATGTTGTTGTACGCATCAACGATCGGGGCCCATTTGTCAGGGGTCGTATCATTGACCTTTCCGCCGGTGCGGCAAAGCGAATCGGGCTTTTTAAGTCCGGTACAGCCAATGTGAGGATCGAGCCTGTAAAGCATAGTCCCGAAGACCCGATGGCAGGTTGA
- the rd gene encoding rubredoxin has translation MEKWVCVPCGYVYDPEIGDPDSGVEPGTPFENIPDDWCCPVCGVDKSLFEPYDERRNR, from the coding sequence ATGGAAAAATGGGTCTGTGTGCCATGCGGATATGTTTATGATCCGGAAATCGGTGATCCTGACAGCGGAGTCGAACCAGGAACACCATTTGAAAATATACCTGATGATTGGTGCTGTCCGGTATGCGGTGTAGACAAATCACTTTTCGAGCCGTATGACGAACGACGTAACCGTTGA
- the dapF gene encoding diaminopimelate epimerase, whose product MQINFSKLSGAGNDFIIIDNRALAIHLTQPQINALCTRRTGVGADGLILVEPSLHCDFTMKYFNADGFPGSMCGNGGRCAVYFAFMQGVTSAEPEHFSFEANSNRYDAEVTNSETVRLHMLDARDFRYHMEIEGFACTFVNTGSPHVVIFADDINAINVAEKGVAIRRNTDFFPEGTNVNFVEITSPSSIALRTFERGVEEETLACGTGAVAAAIISRKLGKILPNSVKVTVKSGDMLEVSFSENMQNITLTGPAKIVYQGSVTIP is encoded by the coding sequence ATGCAGATCAATTTCAGCAAACTCTCCGGAGCAGGAAATGATTTTATCATTATCGATAACAGAGCGCTTGCAATCCATCTTACTCAGCCGCAGATCAATGCCTTGTGTACTCGAAGAACAGGTGTTGGTGCAGACGGACTGATTCTTGTTGAACCCTCGTTGCACTGCGATTTCACCATGAAATACTTTAATGCCGACGGATTTCCCGGATCAATGTGCGGCAATGGCGGGCGATGTGCTGTTTATTTTGCCTTTATGCAGGGAGTTACGTCTGCCGAGCCTGAACATTTTTCCTTCGAGGCAAACAGTAACCGATATGACGCAGAGGTAACGAATTCCGAAACCGTCCGCCTGCACATGCTGGACGCTCGGGATTTCCGCTACCATATGGAAATTGAAGGATTTGCCTGCACCTTCGTTAACACTGGGTCTCCTCATGTCGTCATCTTCGCCGACGACATTAATGCCATCAATGTTGCTGAAAAAGGAGTCGCTATCAGACGCAATACGGATTTTTTCCCGGAAGGTACAAATGTTAACTTCGTCGAAATAACCTCACCTTCAAGTATCGCTCTCAGAACTTTTGAACGAGGTGTTGAAGAGGAAACTCTCGCATGCGGCACCGGCGCAGTCGCTGCTGCGATTATCAGCCGAAAACTTGGAAAAATCCTGCCAAACTCCGTTAAGGTTACGGTAAAAAGTGGCGATATGCTTGAGGTGAGCTTCAGTGAAAACATGCAGAATATTACGCTGACCGGACCGGCAAAAATAGTCTACCAGGGCTCGGTCACGATCCCATGA
- a CDS encoding photosystem I psaA/psaB family protein: MAEQVNPAGVKPKGSVPPPKGNAPSPKGNGASGGPSVIKEQDAAKMRRFLFQRTETRSTKWYQIFDTEKLDDEQVVGGHLALLGVMGFLMAIYYISGIQVFPWGAPGFHDNWFYLTIKPRMVSMGIDTYSTRSADLEQAATNLLGWALLHVISGSILLFGGWRHWTHNLTNPFTGRAGNFRDFRFLGKFGDVVFSGTSAKSYKDALGPHAVYMSLLFLGWGLIMWLALGWAPVPDFQTINSETFMSFVWFVVFFALGIYWWNNPPNAATHLNDDMKAAFSVHLTAIGYINIALGVIAFVAFQQPSFAPYYKELDNLVFYLYGEPFNRVSYDFVQEGGQIVSGSKEFTEFAPYAILPKNGEAFGMSRVVINLITFNHIICGVLYVFAGVYHGGQYLLKIQLNGLYNQIKSIWITKGRDQEVQVKILGTVMALCFATMLSVYAVIVWNTICELNIFGTNIMMSFYWLKPLPMFQWMFADPSINDWVMAHVITAGSLFSLIALVRIAFFAHTSPLWDDLGLKKNSYSFPCLGPVYGGTCGVSIQDQLWFAMLWGVKGLSAVCWYIDGAWIASMMYGVPVADAKAWDSVAGLQHHYTSGIFYYFWTETVTIFSSSHLSTILMIGHLIWFISFAVWFEDRGSRLEGADIQTRTVRWLGKKFLNRDVTFRFPVLTISDSKLAGTFLYFGGTFMLVFLFIANGFYQTNSPLPPTVGDASLSGQQMLTQVVDYLMKLIA, encoded by the coding sequence ATGGCTGAACAAGTGAATCCGGCAGGAGTCAAGCCAAAGGGGTCTGTCCCACCTCCCAAGGGGAATGCTCCTTCTCCAAAGGGAAACGGCGCCTCAGGCGGTCCATCTGTTATCAAGGAACAGGATGCCGCTAAAATGAGAAGGTTTCTGTTCCAGCGAACAGAGACGCGATCAACCAAGTGGTATCAGATTTTCGATACCGAAAAGCTTGATGACGAGCAGGTAGTCGGAGGTCATCTCGCGCTTCTTGGCGTTATGGGCTTTCTGATGGCGATCTACTACATCTCGGGAATTCAGGTTTTTCCCTGGGGAGCGCCCGGTTTTCATGACAACTGGTTTTATCTGACGATCAAGCCTCGTATGGTATCGATGGGTATCGATACATACAGCACCAGAAGTGCCGATCTTGAGCAGGCGGCAACAAATCTGCTTGGATGGGCATTGCTCCATGTTATTTCCGGATCTATTCTTCTTTTTGGCGGATGGCGTCACTGGACACACAATCTCACGAATCCCTTTACCGGGCGTGCGGGAAATTTCCGCGACTTCAGATTCCTCGGTAAGTTCGGTGATGTTGTTTTCAGCGGCACAAGCGCAAAGTCCTACAAGGATGCACTTGGACCACACGCGGTCTATATGTCGCTTCTTTTTCTTGGATGGGGTTTGATTATGTGGCTGGCACTCGGATGGGCGCCTGTTCCTGATTTTCAGACAATCAATTCAGAGACATTCATGTCTTTTGTATGGTTTGTTGTGTTTTTCGCACTTGGCATTTACTGGTGGAACAACCCGCCAAATGCAGCAACCCATCTCAACGATGACATGAAGGCTGCTTTTTCGGTGCACCTTACAGCAATCGGATATATTAATATCGCTCTCGGCGTGATTGCTTTTGTTGCGTTTCAGCAACCCTCTTTTGCTCCTTATTACAAGGAACTCGACAATCTTGTTTTTTATCTCTATGGTGAGCCATTCAACAGAGTCAGTTATGATTTTGTACAGGAAGGCGGACAGATTGTTTCCGGATCGAAGGAGTTTACTGAATTTGCTCCGTACGCCATTCTTCCTAAAAATGGCGAAGCTTTCGGAATGTCGCGGGTTGTTATCAATCTGATTACCTTCAATCACATTATCTGCGGTGTTCTCTATGTTTTTGCAGGCGTCTATCATGGAGGCCAGTATCTCCTTAAGATTCAGTTGAATGGACTTTACAATCAGATCAAGTCAATCTGGATTACAAAAGGTCGTGATCAGGAAGTTCAGGTCAAGATTCTTGGAACCGTTATGGCTCTCTGTTTTGCAACCATGCTTTCCGTTTACGCAGTGATCGTCTGGAACACGATATGTGAGCTGAACATTTTCGGCACAAATATCATGATGTCGTTTTACTGGCTGAAACCACTACCGATGTTTCAGTGGATGTTTGCAGACCCGAGCATTAACGACTGGGTAATGGCTCACGTAATTACGGCTGGTTCCCTGTTCTCCCTTATTGCTCTGGTACGTATCGCGTTTTTTGCGCATACCTCTCCGCTTTGGGATGATCTTGGACTCAAAAAGAACTCCTACTCTTTCCCTTGTCTTGGTCCGGTTTACGGTGGAACATGCGGTGTTTCCATTCAGGATCAGCTCTGGTTTGCCATGCTCTGGGGAGTCAAAGGTCTTTCAGCGGTATGCTGGTATATTGACGGTGCATGGATTGCCTCGATGATGTATGGTGTTCCTGTTGCCGATGCAAAGGCATGGGACTCTGTTGCCGGACTTCAGCATCACTATACCTCTGGCATATTCTATTATTTCTGGACTGAAACGGTGACGATTTTCTCAAGTTCTCATCTTTCGACTATTCTGATGATCGGTCACCTTATCTGGTTTATCAGCTTTGCTGTATGGTTTGAGGATCGCGGTTCGCGTCTTGAAGGTGCTGATATTCAGACCCGTACCGTCCGCTGGCTTGGGAAGAAATTCCTTAACAGAGACGTTACCTTCAGGTTCCCGGTACTGACTATTTCGGATTCAAAGCTTGCCGGTACGTTCCTGTATTTCGGTGGTACCTTTATGCTGGTCTTCCTGTTCATTGCAAACGGTTTTTATCAGACCAACTCACCATTACCGCCGACAGTCGGGGATGCATCCCTTTCAGGGCAGCAGATGTTGACGCAGGTGGTTGATTATCTGATGAAGTTGATTGCTTGA
- a CDS encoding indolepyruvate ferredoxin oxidoreductase subunit alpha — MAEPVKQPDVPPAPVSKAAPAAPKAAPKAASPAAKQGEVKPKISAAPKQTSGKIRLEALNVNLGRTGIRQESALPVKKAPPKAAPKPAPGGAKPAPGAKPAPKTAGAPAGTPVAKSAPAAGTPLAKAAPRAKSHYFIIENLCVGCGLCLDKCPPKVNAIGYKFYGDVQEGGFRCYIDQDACISCSACFSTDECPSGALIEVLPDGQVLDFSFTPPERLDFDLRFLHRFHREVR; from the coding sequence ATGGCCGAGCCTGTTAAACAGCCAGATGTACCACCAGCTCCTGTCTCGAAAGCAGCGCCGGCAGCACCAAAGGCAGCACCAAAGGCTGCTTCGCCGGCTGCAAAGCAGGGAGAGGTAAAACCGAAAATTTCAGCAGCTCCAAAACAGACATCAGGGAAAATTCGTCTTGAGGCCCTGAATGTGAATCTCGGAAGAACGGGTATAAGGCAGGAGTCCGCACTGCCAGTTAAAAAAGCCCCACCAAAAGCAGCTCCGAAACCGGCTCCAGGTGGTGCAAAACCGGCTCCAGGCGCAAAACCGGCACCAAAAACTGCAGGTGCTCCAGCGGGTACTCCGGTTGCGAAATCCGCACCTGCGGCAGGAACGCCCTTAGCCAAAGCAGCTCCAAGAGCAAAGTCGCATTATTTTATTATCGAGAATCTTTGTGTCGGATGCGGACTATGTCTTGACAAGTGTCCGCCAAAAGTTAATGCGATTGGTTATAAGTTTTATGGAGATGTTCAGGAGGGCGGATTCAGGTGCTATATAGACCAGGATGCATGTATTTCCTGTTCAGCATGTTTTTCAACCGACGAGTGTCCTTCAGGCGCTCTTATTGAGGTTTTACCTGATGGTCAGGTGCTTGATTTCAGTTTTACTCCTCCGGAAAGACTTGATTTTGATTTAAGATTTCTTCATCGATTTCATCGGGAAGTTCGATAA